A single window of Vigna unguiculata cultivar IT97K-499-35 chromosome 1, ASM411807v1, whole genome shotgun sequence DNA harbors:
- the LOC114191571 gene encoding exocyst complex component EXO70B1-like: protein MENNNNAGDTLNPPGGAAAQANTLSPTRHGQAEEEHKKEEAAASTPPSLEKLAQEIDQFARRLRTDGNANNFEIPDFTERYLDLVEEKIMKYDAGEGKPRWGEVSEEDSWLLNNANRFSKLMTLVTGNYRDHEPEKISGAQVSMMNRISSIHQRLMTYLEEDFRFLMEETRIPTELDPGGYNQNSFDTKGKQHMAAFEQQEVAQEQDGFEQDTNFPGYSEETMAGLSKIASEMLFGGYESECCQVYIISRRSAFEEINQKLGLEKISIDEMVTKMQWETMARDMIPAWINTLKQYAAVYFPGERKLTETVFTNNHAVAVGLFSSLSRGVVIQLLNFAEGAAMTKRAGEKLFKLLDMYEGLYEVIPSVARLFPEESSEEIKTEMNHARSRLGEASIHIFCDLENQIKSETAKSAVPGGAVHPLTRYIMNYLNIAGDYKKTLEQVFMEHTKRDRAGSTSKNAEQKNEETPSPFAKQALRVMDLLDSSLEGKARLYKEVALSNFFMMNNGRYMLQKIKSSSEMSKVMGDNWIRKKSSELRNYHKNYQRETWNRVLQCLSHEGLAVNGKVHKPVLKERFKSFNSLFDDILKTQSSWVVKDEQLQSELRVSISAVIIPAYRSFVARFAQTFDPGRQTEKYIKYQAEDIETYIDELFEGKPHQSIGKRRT from the coding sequence ATGGAGAATAATAACAACGCCGGTGACACGCTTAATCCTCCTGGTGGTGCCGCCGCTCAAGCGAATACGTTGTCCCCGACGCGGCATGGTCAGGCGGAGGAGGAACATAAGAAAGAAGAAGCCGCCGCGTCTACTCCGCCAAGCCTCGAGAAACTTGCTCAAGAGATTGACCAATTCGCAAGGAGACTAAGAACCGATGGAAATGCGAACAACTTTGAGATTCCTGACTTCACTGAGAGGTACTTGGATCTcgttgaagagaagataatgaaaTACGACGCGGGTGAAGGTAAACCGAGATGGGGTGAGGTGTCGGAGGAAGATTCGTGGTTGTTGAACAACGCGAACAGGTTTTCAAAACTGATGACATTGGTGACTGGAAATTATCGTGATCATGAACCGGAGAAGATCAGCGGTGCACAAGTCTCGATGATGAACCGCATTTCCTCAATCCACCAGCGTTTGATGACGTATTTGGAGGAGGACTTCCGGTTTCTGATGGAAGAAACAAGAATCCCAACCGAATTGGATCCCGGAGGATATAATCAGAACAGCTTCGATACCAAAGGAAAACAACACATGGCGGCATTTGAACAGCAAGAGGTGGCGCAAGAACAAGATGGTTTTGAACAAGACACGAATTTCCCGGGGTACTCGGAGGAGACAATGGCCGGCCTAAGCAAGATCGCCAGCGAGATGTTATTCGGCGGCTACGAATCGGAGTGCTGCCAGGTGTACATAATCTCGCGGAGGAGCGCCTTCGAGGAGATTAACCAGAAGCTAGGGTTAGAGAAGATCAGCATCGACGAGATGGTGACGAAGATGCAGTGGGAGACGATGGCCAGGGACATGATCCCCGCCTGGATCAACACGCTGAAGCAGTACGCGGCAGTGTACTTCCCCGGCGAGAGGAAGCTGACCGAGACCGTGTTCACAAACAACCACGCCGTGGCGGTGGGACTCTTCAGCAGCCTCTCCCGCGGCGTTGTGATTCAGCTTCTGAACTTCGCGGAGGGCGCCGCCATGACGAAGCGAGCCGGAGAGAAGCTCTTCAAGCTCCTGGACATGTACGAGGGCCTCTACGAGGTGATCCCCAGCGTGGCCAGACTCTTTCCAGAGGAGTCCAGCGAGGAGATAAAGACAGAGATGAACCATGCCAGGTCCAGACTTGGGGAGGCATCCATCCACATCTTCTGCGACCTAGAGAACCAGATTAAATCGGAGACAGCGAAAAGCGCCGTCCCAGGTGGCGCAGTGCACCCCCTCACACGCTACATCATGAACTATCTAAACATAGCAGGGGACTACAAGAAAACATTAGAGCAGGTTTTCATGGAGCACACGAAGAGGGACCGTGCGGGTTCCACAAGCAAGAATGCAGAGCAGAAGAATGAGGAAACACCGTCTCCATTCGCAAAACAGGCGTTGAGGGTGATGGACCTGCTAGACTCGAGCCTGGAGGGGAAGGCGCGTCTGTACAAAGAGGTGGCGCTGAGCAACTTCTTCATGATGAACAATGGGAGGTACATGCTGCAGAAGATAAAGAGTTCTAGCGAGATGAGCAAGGTGATGGGCGACAACTGGATCAGGAAGAAGTCCTCGGAGCTGAGAAACTACCACAAGAACTACCAGAGGGAGACGTGGAACAGGGTGCTGCAGTGTCTGAGCCACGAAGGGTTGGCCGTGAATGGGAAGGTTCACAAGCCGGTGCTGAAGGAGAGGTTCAAGAGCTTCAACTCTTTGTTCGACGATATTCTCAAGACGCAGAGCTCGTGGGTGGTGAAGGACGAGCAGCTTCAGTCGGAGCTGAGGGTTTCCATCTCTGCAGTGATTATCCCTGCATACCGATCATTCGTTGCGAGGTTCGCCCAGACTTTTGACCCAGGGAGACAGACAGAGAAGTATATAAAGTACCAAGCTGAAGACATTGAGACTTACATTGATGAGTTGTTTGAAGGGAAGCCTCACCAGTCAATCGGAAAAAGGAGAACATAA
- the LOC114191580 gene encoding uncharacterized protein LOC114191580 — MRYGGGRKRRMLLQPFLVLCATVTGVGLLMLALRPLDPPITVDFPRDVKLGDSKSSSSDGGGTGFVGEKPCATVEEMGKDFENGVVANETLRVRRIIEDHFILNGASRIRDLPPEQFCSHGFVLGKTAEAGFGNEMYKVLTAAALSIMLNRSLIIGQTRGKYPFGDYISYSNFTFTMNEIKHLWRQNGCGTKYGRQLVMRTDDFEKPAQTNVLCSNWKEWKQPIIWFQGTTDAVAAQFFLKNLHSQMRNAALDLFGDPQVLGSQPNVFGEIMRVLVSPSKDVEAAVNWVIGGGENPDISLHMRMLMNRSIRAVQAALHCIKKAIESQHLMSRPKVVVVSDTPTLVQSIVPNISEFAQVLYFDYGKFKGNVFEDLPKKDFRVKDWGPAPRWVAFVDFFLASRAKYAVVSGAHRRVGTTYAQLIAALAATRNLGENSTGSSFSFLSSFHSNILSEGLKNQVGWGHVWNRYGGELSCHNQTNQCAFTAILPPGWWDGLMQSPIPKDINRLAAYGIRLSALGAVDFDSLQNHCLSRKNVERTITFNL, encoded by the exons atgagATATGGCGGAGGTAGAAAGAGGCGAATGCTGTTGCAACCGTTTCTGGTTCTGTGTGCGACGGTGACCGGTGTGGGATTGTTGATGCTGGCGCTGAGGCCGTTGGATCCTCCAATCACTGTCGATTTTCCCAGGGATGTCAAACTCGGAGATTCAAAGAGCTCGAGCTCCGATGGCGGCGGCACGGGCTTCGTCGGAGAGAAACCGTGTGCGACGGTGGAGGAAATGGGGAAGGATTTCGAAAATGGTGTTGTTGCGAATGAAACGTTGAGAGTGAGGAGAATTATCGAGGATCACTTCATCCTGAACG GTGCTTCGAGAATCAGGGATTTGCCTCCGGAGCAGTTCTGTAGTCATGGATTTGTTCTGGGAAAGACTGCAGAGGCAGGTTTTGGGAACGAAATGTACAAGGTCTTAACTGCTGCAGCACTGAGTATAATGTTAAACCGGTCCTTGATCATTGGCCAAACCAG AGGCAAATATCCTTTTGGTGATTACATTTCCTATTCCAACTTTACCTTTACAATGAATGAAATAAAACATCTGTGGAGACAAAATGGTTGTGGAACCAAATATGGGAGGCAACTGGTTATGAGGACTGATGATTTTGAAAAGCCAGCTCAAACAAATGTCCTCTGTAGCAATTGGAAGGAATGGAAGCAACCTATCATTTG gtttcaagGAACCACAGATGCCGTGGCAGCtcaatttttcttgaaaaatttaCACTCTCAGATGAGGAATGCCGCTTTGGATTTATTTGGAGATCCTCAAGTCCTGGGATCTCAACCAAATGTATTTGGAGAGATCATGAGGGTTCTCGTATCCCCTTCAAAAGATGTCGAGGCAGCTGTCAATTGGGTTATTGGTGGTGGGGAGAATCCTGACATCTCATTGCATATGCGGATGCTTATGAATAg GTCCATCAGAGCAGTACAGGCTGCATTACATTGCATAAAAAAAGCCATAGAGAGTCAGCACCTAATGTCAAGACCAAAGGTGGTTGTGGTGTCAGATACACCTACTCTTGTTCAAAGTATCGTGCCCAACATTAGCGAATTCGCACAG gttctttattttgattatggAAAGTTCAAAGGAAATGTCTTCGAAGATTTGCCCAAGAAAGATTTTAGAGTGAAGGATTGGGGTCCAGCACCCAGATGGGTTGCTTTTGTGGATTTTTTTCTTGCATCTCGTGCCAAATATGCTGTTGTCTCTGGAGCTCATCGTCGTGTTGGAACTACATATGCTCAGTTAATCGCTGCACTGGCTGCAACACGCAATCTGG GAGAGAACTCGACTGGTTcaagtttttcatttttgagcAGTTTCCATAGTAATATTTTGAGTGAAGGTTTAAAGAATCAAGTTGGGTGGGGCCATGTGTGGAACAGATATGGTGGAGAGTTGAGTTGTCATAACCAGACGAATCAATGTGCTTTCACAGCAATTCTCCCTCCTGGTTGGTGGGACGGCCTAATGCAGTCTCCTATTCCAAAGGATATTAATCGTCTTGCTGCCTATGGCATTCGACTCTCTGCTCTGGGCGCAGTTGATTTCGATTCCCTTCAAAATCACTGTCTTTCAAGGAAAAATGTTGAGAGAACCATCACTTTCAATTTGTAG